In one window of Miscanthus floridulus cultivar M001 chromosome 12, ASM1932011v1, whole genome shotgun sequence DNA:
- the LOC136497519 gene encoding polyamine oxidase 3, which translates to MANNSSYGENARRKPHTPSAIVIGGGFAGLAAADALRNASFQVILLESRDRIGGRVHTDYSFGFPVDLGASWLHGVCEENPLAPIIGRLGLPLYRTSGDDSVLFDHDLESYALYDTNGRQVPQELVEKIGKVFETILEETGKLREETNEDMSIAKAIAIVMDRNPHLRQEGIAHEVLQWYLCRMEGWFATDADSISLQGWDQEVLLPGGHGLMVRGYRPVINTLAKGLDIRLNHKVVEIVRHRNRVEVTVSSGKTFVADAAVVAVPLGVLKAKTIKFEPRLPEWKEEAIRELTVGVENKIVLHFSQVFWPNVEFLGVVSSSTYGCSYFLNLHKATGHPVLVYMPAGRLARDIEKMSDEAAAQFAFSQLKKILPNAAEPINYLVSHWGSDENSLGSYTFDGVNKPRDLYEKLRIPVDNLFFAGEATSLKYTGTVHGAFSTGVMAAEECKMRVLERFRELDMLEMCHPAMGEDSPVSVPLLISRL; encoded by the exons GTTCATACGGTGAAAATGCTAGGAGAAAGCCACACACACCATCAGCTATTGTTATTGGTGGTGGGTTTGCAGGTCTTGCTGCTGCTGATGCGCTCAGAAATGCGTCATTCCAG GTTATTCTTCTGGAATCCCGTGATAGGATTGGTGGCAGAGTTCACACTGACTATTCTTTTGGGTTTCCAGTTGATTTGGGAGCATCTTG GCTTCATGGTGTCTGTGAAGAAAATCCCTTGGCACCAATAATTGGAAGGCTTGGGCTTCCACTGTACCGCACAAGTGGAGATGATTCTGTGCTGTTTGATCATGATCTGGAGAG TTATGCACTCTATGACACTAATGGACGTCAAGTACCACAAGAGTTGGTAGAAAAGATTGGGAAGGTGTTTGAGACCATACTGGAAGAG ACTGGCAAATTGAGGGAAGAAACCAATGAAGATATGTCTATTGCAAAAGCCATTGCAATTGTCATGGATAGAAATCCACACTTGAG GCAAGAAGGGATTGCTCATGAAGTTCTTCAGTGGTATTTGTGCCGTATGGAGGGTTGGTTTGCCACCGACGCAGATTCAATTTCACTACAGGGCTGGGATCAG GAGGTGCTGCTTCCAGGTGGCCATGGCCTCATGGTTCGTGGATATCGTCCGGTTATAAATACTCTTGCAAAAGGCTTAGATATACGCCTCAACCATAA GGTTGTGGAAATTGTTCGCCACAGGAACAGGGTAGAGGTTACTGTAAGCAGTGGCAAAACATTTGTTGCAGATGCTGCAGTGGTCGCTGTTCCGTTGGGTGTCCTGAAAGCAAAAACCATTAAATTTGAGCCAAGGCTGCCAGAGTGGAAAGAAGAAGCAATTAGAGAACTTACAGTTGGAGTTGAGAACAAAATTGTTCTTCACTTCAGCCAGGTTTTCTGGCCTAACGTGGAGTTCCTTGGCGTCGTTTCCTCTAGCACATATGGATGCAGCTATTTCCTCAACCTTCATAAGGCAACAGGCCACCCTGTCCTTGTTTACATGCCCGCTGGCCGCCTTGCTCGTGACATCGAGAAGATGTCTGATGAGGCTGCTGCCCAGTTTGCcttttctcagttgaagaagatCCTTCCCAATGCAGCTGAACCA ATAAATTACCTGGTGTCACACTGGGGCTCGGATGAGAACTCACTTGGTTCCTACACGTTCGATGGGGTGAACAAACCCCGTGACCTCTACGAGAAGCTGCGCATCCCCGTGGACAACCTGTTCTTCGCGGGAGAGGCCACAAGCCTCAAGTACACCGGCACGGTGCACGGGGCCTTCTCCACTGGTGTCATGGCAGCCGAGGAGTGCAAGATGCGGGTTCTGGAGCGGTTCAGGGAGCTGGACATGCTGGAGATGTGCCACCCTGCCATGGGTGAAGACAGCCCTGTCTCTGTCCCGCTGCTCATCTCTCGGCTCTAA